The segment TAGGAGTCCAGCGCCACCCGCGGCCCGAGCTCCGACGTGAAGTCCGCGATGACGTCGGGTGAGTCGTAGTCGCCCCAGGTGTAGATGGACAGATCGCTCTCGAGGTCGCCACCGGTGGCCTGTGGGTTCGGTGCGCTCCCGCCACCCGGTGCACACGCTGCCAGCACCGCCGTCCCGCCGACGAGGGCGGCGAGGCTGAGAAAGCGCCGCCGGGACAGTTCGCGCGCGATGACGGGTACGGCGGCGTCGGGGGCGAGGATGCGGATCGGGCTGCGGGATTCGTTCATCGGTGCTCCTGGGGTCGGGAGGTCGGGAAATCCGGTGAAGGGTTCAGGCGGTCGGCGGCGCGACGTAGCCGCCCTCCTCGGCGGCGTCGTCGAAGGGGAAGAGGAGGACGTGGTGGGGCGCCCACGCGCAGCGCACCCGGTCGCCGACGCGCAGGGCCGGGGCGTCGGGCGTGGGTCGGCGGACCACGAGACTCTGGTCGCCGCCGAGGCTGACGAGGTACTGCATCGTCTCGCCCAGGTGCGAGACGCCGATGAGTTCGCCCTCGACCGCATTCACCTCGCCGGCCGCGGATGACCCGGCGGGATCGATGCGGATGTTCTCGGGCCGCACCGCGGCCTCGCCCTGCGGGCCCGTCAGCACCCGCTCCGTGCCGCGCACGACGACGTGTGGAGACTCGACCGCCGCGCCCGCGTCGACGACCGCTCCGCGGAAGAAGTTCTGCTGGCCGACGAACGCCGCCACGTAGGCCGTCGCCGGCCGCGCGTAGATGGTGTCCGAGTCCGCCAGCTGCTCGATGCGGCCATCGCGCATCACCGCGATCCGGTCGCTCATCGACAGGGCCTCACCCTGATCATGGGTGACGAACACGAAGGTGATGCCCAACCGCGACTGCAGAAGCTTGAGCTCCAGCTGCATCTCCTCGCGCAGCTGCCGATCCAGGGCGCCGAGCGGCTCGTCCAGGAGCAGCACGGCGGGCCGGTTGACCAGGGCGCGTGCGAGGGCGATGCGCTGCTGCTGCCCGCCGGAGAGCTGCGTCGGCTTGCGGTCGGCGAACCGGCGCATCTGCACCATGTCCAGCGCGTCGGCGACCCGCTGCCGCACCTCCGCCTTCGGCGTGCGCGTCTGCTGCAGACCGTAGGCGACGTTCTCGGCGACGGACAGGTGAGGGAAGAGCGCGTAGGCCTGGAAGACGGTGTTCACGTCGCGGCGGTAGGGCGGAAGACCGAGCACGGAGCGGCCGGAGACGACGATGTCCCCGGCATCCGGATGCTCGAATCCCGCGATCATGCGGAGGGTCGTCGTCTTCCCGCACCCGGAGGGCCCGAGGAGCGAGACGAACTCGCCGGCAGCGATCGCGAGAGACAGATCGTCGACAGCCGCCTGACCCGCGTAGCGCTTGGTGACCCGGTCGATCACGACCGACCCCGTCGCCCCGCTCGCATCCTCCTCCGGCTGCGAGGTGCGCCCGCGCGGGCCGGGGTGTGTGGTGAGGGAAGCCTCGGGCATGAATCCTCCGCGGGCGGCAGTGCCGCGTCTGTTCGAACCGCTGTGTCCCGTAGTCAAACACACGCGCTGTTGCTCGTACAGACGTGATTGTGTGTCGGAGTTGTAAAACCTCGCGGATTCCGTCGTCTATGTGCCGTAACGGTGACGGATTCGACCCTCTCAGCCATCGGCGCCGCGCCGTAACCGACACTCGCGAAGTACGCAAGGACCTGCCCTCGCCCGCGCGGCCGTCATAGCGTGGTGCGATGCTGCCCACCGACATTCCCCACACCGCCCAGCTGCTCGAACTGATCGACGTCCGCGACGACGCGAGCGTCACCATCGCCGTGGCATCGTCGCCCGTCCCCTCAGATCACGACAGAGTGCGAGGAGACCTGAGAAGCGCGGTGTCGGAGGCCGAGCGGATGCTCGCCGAGAAGGACGTCGACGCCGCCGACGCGGAGGAGGTCGTGGCCGCGCTCCGCGCTCTGGAAGACGACGACGAGCTCTGGCGCCACCAATCGCGTTCGCTCGTGATCCTCGCCTCCCCGTCACGCGTCGAGGTCTTCCGCCTGGCCAACCGGGTCGAGCGCAACGTCGCCGTCGGCGATCGGTTCGACACCGGAGCACTCCTGCGCGCGACGGCGTTCCCGCATCGCGCCTTCATCATCCAGGTCTCCCAGGGCGGAGCCCGCCTGACGGAGATCAGCGCCGATCACGGCGTCGTCGCCCACGAGCTCGACCTGCCCGACGACCACCACGCGGTCCTCGAGCATGCCAGCAACGACGGCCAGGCCGACATGCCGCGCCCGCAGGGATCGACTGGAGACCGGATCGAGCGTGAACGCTTCTGCCGGGTCGTCCAGGACCGGGTCGTCGCCATCGCGCCCCGCGATGTTCCCGTGATCCTCGCCGCCACCGTCGACCTCGACCCTGCCTACCGCGCGGTCAACACCCACCCTCGCCTTCTCGAAGCGAAGATCGACGCCCACCCCGATTCCCTCGACGACGCCGAACTCGAGCAGAAGGCGCGGGCGATCCTCGACGCGGAGTTCTCGCGTGAGCTGTCGGAGTGGCGGGAGCTCTTCGGCACGCGCAGAGCCGAGGACCTGGCGACCAGTCGCCTCGCCGAGGTTGCCGCGGCAGCAACCGCCGCAGCGGTCGACGAGCTTCTGTTCGACATCGACGCCACCCTCGAGGGCCAGATCGACGAGTTCGGCGTCATCACCACCTCCGAGGAGCCGACCCCCTCGGCGTACGCCGTCGTCGACGAGATCGCCGCGCGGGTGCTGCGGGGCGGCGGAACGGTGCGGGGTGTGCGCAACGCCGACCTCGTCGACGGCTCACCCGTGGCGGCGCTCCTGCGTTTCCCGGTCTCAGCACCGGCTGAGGGGTGACGTGCGAGGATGACCGGATGGCGCGTACCCCGACGGCTCTGCTGAGCCCCGCCGACCAGCAGCGGCGCCGCGGCCTGCGCACGATGAAGGCCGTGGCCCTGGGCGCTCTGCTGGCGATGGCCGTGGTGTTCGCCATCGCCTTCTCGCTCCAGGAGCAGGTGCCCTGGCTCGGTTACGTCCGCGCCGCCGCCGAGGGCGGCATGGTGGGAGCCCTCGCGGACTGGTTCGCGGTGACGGCGCTGTTCCGGCATCCGCTCGGTCTCCCCATCCCGCACACCGCCATCATCCCCAAGCGCAAGGACGAGATCGGCCGCACGCTCGGCGAGTTCGTCGAGACCGAGTTCCTGCGCGGTGACGTCGTGCGCACGAAGCTCGCCGCGACCCATGTGTCGCGCCGGGCGGGCGAGTGGCTGCGCGAACCCGCGCATGCAGCCCGGGTGGGTTCCGAAGCCTCGGTGATCGCCGCCGGCGTCCTGCGCGCCCTGAGCGATGACGATGTGCGCGACGTGATCGAAGAGCTTGCTCGCGAGCACGTGCTCGTTCCGGAGTGGGGCCCTCCCGTCGGCGCGTGGCTCGGCCGAGTGATCGACGCGGGCGCCCACCACAGCGCCGTCGATCTGGCCGCGGAGACCATCGACCACTGGCTCTCGGCCAACAGAGTGGCGTTCGAGGGTCTGGTCTCGCGGCGACTGCCCAGCTGGGTGCCCCGGATCGCTCAACGCCTCGTCGACGAGACGGTGTACAACGAAGCGGTGAAGTTCGTCGCGGCCGTGCGCGCCGATCCCGATCATCCGGCGCGGCATGCGATCGACGGCTACCTCGAGCGGCTCGCCCAGAACCTGCAGACGGACCCCGCCACCATCGGACGACTCGAAGACGCCAAGGGCGCGCTGTTCGACAGCCCGCGGGTCCGCGAACTCGCCGCGCAGGCCTGGGGCACCGCGAAGTCCGGACTGCTGGCTGCCCTCGACGACCCCGACAGCGGCCTGCGCCGCCGACTGACCGATGCGCTGGCCGACATCGGCGAGCGTCTGGTGACCGACACCGCACTGCAGCAGCGTGCCGACGGCTGGGTGACCGAGGCGGCGGTCTTCCTCGTCGACCGATACCGCCACGACATCGCCTCGATCATCACCGACACCGTCGAGAAGTGGGACCCCGAGGAGACCACCGAGAAGATCGAGCTCATGGTCGGGCGCGACCTCCAGTACATCCGGCTCAACGGCACCATCGTCGGGTCGCTGGCGGGTCTGGTCATCTATACGATCGCCCGCGCCATCTGGGGATGACGCTCCTGCGGCGCTACAGTGAGCGCGTGGAATCGATGGGCGGCGAACTGCTCTTCAGCTACGGCACACTCCAGCAGCCCGAGGTGCAGCTGGACACCTTCGGCAGGATCGTCGAGGCCGAACCCGACATCCTGCCCGGATTCACGGTGGACTACGCCGAGATCGTCGACGAACGCGTCGTGGATGTCTCGGGGCACGCGGTGCACCCCATCGTGCGCCCCACGGGCAATCCGCTGGACAAGGTGGTGGGGAAGGTCATGTCCATCACCGAGGACGAGCTCGACGCCGCCGACGAGTACGAGGTCTCGCTCTATCGCCGCATCTCGGCCCCGCTCGCCAGCGGCCGCGTCGCCTGGGTGTACGTGACGGCGTGAGCGGCCTCTTCCACGACCCGCTCTGGCCCCGTGCCGGCGAGTGGCCGTCCGCGCACGACGGCGCCGAGATCTCGGGGCGCGTCGATGTCGCGATCCTCGGCGTGCCGACCTGGCGGACGTCGCTGTCGGCGACCGGAGCGCACGCCACCCCCGCCGCCGTGCGTGCGGCGCTGCAGCGGTACAGCGCCACCCTGATCGGTCCGCCTGCGCTCGACCTCGACGCCGCACTGTCGATCGTCGACGCCGGGGACGTGCCCGAGCCCGACGGCGACGCCGGCGAGGCGCGCGTCCGCCGAACTGTGGCCGACCTCGTCGCCCGTGGCGCGTTCGTCGTCGGTCTCGGTGGCGACAACGCCGCGACCGTGCCGGTGGTCCAGGGTGGGCGGGCGGGCGGCCTCATCACCCTCGACGCCCACCTCGACCTGCGCGACGGCAGGTCGAACGGCTCGCCGGTTCGCCGGCTCATCGAGGACGGGCTCGATCCACGACGGATCGTGCAGATCGGCATCGCGGACTTCGCCAACTCCCCCGCGTACGTCGCGCGCGCCGTGGAACTGGGGATCACCCTCATCACCCTGGATGAGGTGCGCCGTCGCCCCGCCGCTGACCTCATGGCCGAGGCGTTCGAGATCGCAGGAGCGGGTGCAGGCGGCGTGCACCTGGACATCGATGTGGATGTCTGCGACCGCTCGGTCGCACCGGGCTGCCCGGCCTCGGTTCCGGGTGGGCTGAGCGCTGATGCGCTTCGCGCGCTGGTGCGGTCGGCGACGTCCGATGCCCGGCTGGTCTCAGCCGATATCGTCGAGGTCGACGCGACGGCCGACACCGAGGACGGCCGGACGGTGCGACTGGCCGCGCTGTGCGTCCTGGAGCTTCTGGCGGGGAGAGCGATCCGATGACGATCGAACTGGTGCTGGCGCGACATGCGAAGTCGGACTGGGGCGACCCCGGGCTCCGCGATCACGATCGCTCGTTGAACGAGCGCGGCCGGCGCGATGCGCCGCGCATGGCCGCGCGCCTGGCCGGAACGGGGTTCCGCCCCGATGCGCTGCTGTCGAGCACCGCCGTGCGCGCCCGCACGACCGCGGAGGCCTTCGCCGCGGCGCTGGAGACCACGGTCACCCTTGTCCCCGACCTGTACGGCGCCTCACCCTCGACGCTCCTCGCCACCGCGTCGGAAAGCGGCGCCCTGCGGGTGATGCTCGTCGCCCACAACCCCGGGATGGCGGAGCTCGCCGACGCCCTCTCCGGAGGCCGGATCGGCGAGATGCCCACGTGCGCGGTCGCCCGGTTCCACTGGGATGATGACGACTGGGCCGTCGTCGGCGCGGTCGACCCGACGGAGTGGCACATCGACACACCCCGCTGAGGCGAGCTACGCGACGCGTCCGCCGTCCTTCCAGACCGCCGCGACGATCGGCACACCCGGCCGGTAAGCCAGGTGCGTCCTCGACGGCGCATCCAGCAGCACCGCATCGGCCCTCATCCCCGGAGCCAGGGCGCCGACGTCGCTGCGTCGGAGCGCCCGAGCCCCTCCCGCTGTCGCCGCCCACACCGCCTCGGCGACGGTCAGACCCATCTCGCGCACCGCGAGGGCGACCATCAGGGGCATCGAGCTGGTGAAACTCGACCCGGGGTTGCAGTCGCTCGCGAGGGCGATGGTGACGCCGGCGTCGACGAGCCGACGGGCGTCGGGGTAGGGCTGCCGCGTGGAGAACTCCACCCCGGGCAGGAGCGTGGCGACGGTGGCCGACCCCGCGAGCAGGCGGACATCGGCGTCGGTGAGGTACGTGCAGTGATCGACGGATGCGGCGCCGAGACCGACCGCCAGGGCGACACCCGGGCCCTCCCCGAGCTGATTCCCGTGCACGCGGGGCTGAAGGCTGCGGGCGAGGCCCGCCTCGAGGACCCGGCGCGCCTCCGCCGCGGTGAAGGCGCCGTCCTCGCAGAAGACATCCACCCACTTCGCCACGGGCGCGCAGCGCTCGAGCATCGGCCCGCACACGAGATCGACGTAACCCTCGCGGTCACCGGCGTACTCCGGCGGGATCACGTGAGCTCCGAGGAACGTCACCTCGTCGGTCACCTCGGCCGCGAGGCGAGCAAGCCGCTCCTCGTCGTCGACGGTCAGCCCGTACCCCGTCTTGATCTCCACCGTCGTGGTTCCCTGGCGGCGCATCTCGCCGATGAACCCGGCAAGGCGATTCCGAAGCTCCTCGTCCCCGGCCGCACGTGTGGCCTCGACGGTGCGACGTATGCCCCCGGCGGAATAGGACCTGCCGGCCATCCGAGCCTCGAACTCGTCGGCGCGGTCACCCCCGAACACCAGGTGCGTGTGTGAGTCGACGAACCCGGGAAGCACCGCCCGCCCCGCGGCATCCACGGTCCTCATCCCGGTCGTTGAGCGAGCGAAGCGAGACGAAACGTCCGACGCCTCCCCTGCGGCCCCGACCCATGCGATCCGACCGTCGTCGATCAGCACAGCGGCGCCGCGGAGCGTGCCACACGCGTCGCCGTCGCGGGCGACGTTCGTCGTCAGCTCCCCGATGTTCGTGATGAGCGTCACCGTCACGGCATCGGAACCTTCAGCCCGCGCTCGGCAGCGACCTCGCGCGCGCGTTCGTAGCCGGCGTCGACGTGGCGCATGACGCCCGTTCCGGGGTCGTTGACGAGCACGCGCGCGAGCTTCTCGGCGGCGAGCGCCGACCCGTCGGCGACCGTCACCTGTCCGGCATGGATGCTGCGGCCGATGCCCACGCCACCGCCGTGGTGGATCGAGACCCAGGACGCCCCCGAGGCCGTGTTGAGCAGGGCGTTCAGCAGCGGCCAGTCGGCGATCGCGTCGGAACCGTCGGCCATCGCCTCGGTCTCGCGGTACGGGGAGGCCACGGAGCCGGCGTCGAGGTGGTCGCGCCCGATCACGATGGGTCCGGCGAGCTCGCCGGAGGCGACCATCTCGTTGAATCGCAGACCTGCGAGGTGGCGCTCCTGGTAGCCGAGCCAGCAGATGCGCGCCGGGAGTCCCTCGAAGTGCACCGCGTCGCCGGCCTTCTCCAGCCACCGCACGAGCGCGGCGTTCTCGGGGAAGAGCGCCTTCACCGCGGCATCCGTCTTGCGGATGTCTTCGGGGTCGCCCGACAGCGCCACCCAGCGGAACGGGCCGCGCCCCTCGGCGAACTGCGGACGGATGTACGCCGGTACGAAGCCCGGGAACGCGAAGGCCCGGTCGAAGCCGCCCAGTTGCGCCTCGGCGCGGATCGAGTTGCCGTAGTCGAAGACCTCGGCGCCGGCGTCCTGGAAGCCGACCATCGCCGCGACCTGCGCGGCCATCGATTCGCGTGCCCGGCGAGTGAACTCCCCCGGGTCGCGCTCGGCCTCGAGGCGCCACTGTTCGACGGACACACCGACGGGCAGGTACGACAGCGGGTCGTGCGCGCTGGTCTGGTCGGTGACGATGTCGATCGGGGTACCGCGACCCAGCAGCTCCGGGAAGACCTCCGCCGCGTTCCCCACCACGCCCACCGACAGCGCCTCGCCGGCCGCGCGCGCCGCGACGACGCGCGCGACGGCGGCGTCGAGGTCGGTCGTGTACTCGTCGAGGTAGCCGTGCTCGACGCGGCGCGCGAGGCGCGACTCGTCGACGTCGACGATGAGCACCGCTCCCCCGTTGAGGGTGACCGCGAGCGGCTGCGCGCCGCCCATGCCGCCGCATCCCCCGGTCAGGGTCAGCGTGCCGGCCAGATCGTCGCGCCCCATCGACCGCGCGACGGCAGCGAAGGTCTCGTACGTGCCCTGGAGGATCCCCTGCGTGCCGATGTAGATCCACGACCCCGCCGTCATCTGGCCGTACATCGTCAGGCCCAGGTGCTCGAGGCGGCGGAACTCGGGCCACGTCGCCCACTCGCCGACGAGGTTGGAGTTGGCGATGAGCACACGGGGCGCCCACTCGTGCGTGCGGAAGACCCCCACCGGCTTTCCGGACTGCACCAGCAGCGTCTCGTCGGGCTCGAGGTCGTCGAGGGTGCGGACGATCGCGTCGTACGCCTCCCACGAGCGGGCGGCTTTCCCGGTGCCGCCATAGACGACGAGGTCGTCGGGGCGCTCGGCGACCTCGGGGTCGAGGTTGTTCATGAGCATGCGTTTGGCCGCCTCCGCTCCCCAGCTCTTGGCGGTGCGGTCCGCGCCACGGGGCGCGCGGATCGCGCGGGCCGGTGCCTGGACGTCGGTCATGAGTGCTCCTCGGAGGTGATCGGGGAAAGGGCGGATGCCGCGGCGCGGGCGATCGCACCGCGGGAGACGAGGTCGGTGACCGCCTCGATCTCGGGCGAGAGGAAGCGGTCGGGACCGGGGACGCCGGCGGCCTCGCACACGAGGTCGGCGACGGCGCCGGTGGCCGGTGCCGGCCGGAGCGGGGCGCGCAGCCGCTGTGCCCTCGCCCCGGTGATGACCTCGATCGCCAGGACACGGGCGAGGCCATCCACCGCGCGTCGGAGTTTGCGTCCCGCCGCCCACCCCATCGACACATGGTCTTCCTGCATCGCCGAGGACGGGATCGAATCCACCGATGCCGGGGCGGCGAGGCGCTGGAGCTCCGACACGATGCCCGCGGCGGCGTACTGGGCGATCATGAGTCCCGAATCGACGCCGGGCTCGTGGGCGAGGAAGGGGGGAAGGCCCTGATTGCGTGCGACGTCGAGCGCGCGGTCGGTGCGCCGCTCCGAGATCGACGCCACATCGGCGACGGCGATCGCGAGGAAGTCCAGCACGTAGGCGATCGGCGCCCCGTGGAAGTTGCCGTTGGACTCCACGCGGCCGTCGAGGGTGACGACGGGGTTGTCGATGACGGCGGCGAGTTCCCGCTCGGCGACCAATCGTGCGTGGGTCAGGGTGTCACGGGCGGCGCCGTGCACCTGCGGGCTGCAGCGCAGCGAGTACGCATCCTGCACCCGCGTGCACACCTCGGGATCGCGATGACTGGCGACGATGCCCGATCCGGCGAGGAGAGCCCGCAGGTGCGCGGCCGAATCCCGCTGACCGGGGTGCGGCCGCAGCTGCATCAGATCGGCGGCGAACACCGCGTCGGTACCGAGCTGGCTCTCGATGGACAGCGCGGCGGCGACATCGGCGGTATCGAGGAGCATCTCCAGGTCGTGGGCGGCGAGGAGGAGCATCCCCAGCATCCCGTCGGTGCCGTTGATGAGGGCGAGCCCCTCCTTCTCCTCGAGCACGAGAGGGGTGAGGGATGCCGCGGCGAGCGCCTCCCGCGCCGACGTGACGTCACCGCCGCGCACCCGCACCTCGCCCTCCCCCATGGCCGCGAGCGCGACGTGGGCGAGGGGTGCGAGGTCGCCCGAGCACCCGAGCGAGCCGTACTCCCGGACGACCGGGGTGATCCCGGCGTTCAGCATGCCCGCGTAGACCTCGACGACCTCGGCGCGCACACCCGTGCGCCCCGACGCGAGGGTCTGGAGGCGCAGGAGCTGCAGCGCCCGAATGACTTCGTCCTCGACCTCGGCGCCCGTCCCGGCGGCGTGCGAGCGGATGAGGCTCGCCTGCAGCTGTCGCCGTCGCTCGGGGGCGATGAAGGTGGTCGCAAGCGCGCCGAAACCCGTCGAGATGCCGTAGTGCGGGCGCGGGTCGTCGGCGAGGCTCTCGATGAGGGCACGGGTCTCGCGCACCTGCGCGAGTCCCGCGTCGGATACCCGGACCGCGGCACCGTGACGGGAGACGGAGACGACATCGGCCCCGGTGAGCGGGCGATCGCCGACGAGCACCTCGGAGGACAGCAGGGACATGACTCGATTGCACTCCTCGCCATCGTGCGACGCCAGCGCCCCGTGGCATCCTGTGTCTGTGATCTCAGACAGCCGCACGTCGAAGGCGAGGCCGCAGGTTCCGGCTGCCGACCAGACGCTGCGGATCCTCTCGCACCTCGCCCGTCAGCGCGGGCCCGTGCCGGCCCGGACGATCGCCGACGCTCTCGCCCTTCCGCGCTCGACGGTGTATCACCTGCTGACCACGCTCGAGCGGCGCGGATTCGTCGTCCACCTCACGGCCGAGCAGCGCTGGGGCCTCGGCATCGCGGCGTTCGAGCTCGGCGGCGGTTACGCGCGTCAGCAGCCGCTGGCACGTCTCGGACGCCCGCTGGTGGCCGCTCTCGCCGACCGTCTCGGCGAGAGCACGCACCTGGCGGTCATGAGCGGCCGCGACGTGCTGTACCTCGTGGAGGAGCGCGCGCCCGGTCGCCCGACGCTCGTGACCGACGTCGGGGTGCGCCTCCCCGCCCACCTCACGGCGACCGGACGCGCCATGCTCGCCGCCCTCCCCCCGGCTCAGGTGCGGGCCCTGTTCCCCGACGCGTCGGCGTTCGCCGATCGCACCGGGCGCGGACCCCGGCGGCTCAGCGAGCTCCGGCGGATCCTCCGCGACGTCCGCGGGGACGGAGTCGCCGAGGAGCACGGCGAGGTGACGCTGGGATTCCGGTCGGTCGCCGCCGTCGTGCGGGATCACGCCGGGTGGCCCGCGGCGGCGGTCGCGACGACGTGGGCCGAGGAGTCGACGCCTCGGCATCCCGACGTCGCCGCGCTCGTACGTGACACGGCGGGTGTCCTCGCCCGCCGCATCGGCGGGTGAGCGTCAGCGGACCACGAGACGCGGCTCGACGAGCATCCGCTCGGGAGGGCCCTCGCCGCCGGCGATGCGGCGCCCGGTGTCATCGGTGAGGAGGTCGAGCACCGCACCGGCCACGAGCTCAGGCGCCTGCTCGACGCTCGAGAGCCCCAGCGCCTCGGCGACCGGGGTGTTGTCGAAGCCGATGAGTCCGATTCCGGTCGCGCCGGTGTCGACGGCGGCCAGGTGAGCCCCGACGGCGAGGGCGTCGCTGACGCACACCACGGCGTCGATCCCGTCACGCACGACCGGATCGGCGAACGCCTCAGCCATCACGCTGCGGGCCTCCGCCACGCTATCGGGCACGCGGAAGACCCGACCCGTGAGCCCCGACGCTCCCATCGCCTCACGCCATCCGCGCTCCCGGTCGTCGCCGGTGCCCGCGTCGGGAGGCCATCCGAGCCACGCGACACGGGCTCCCCAGGACTCGAGCGCGTGCCGCGTCGCGGCCCGGGTGCCGGCCGCGCCGTCGACGTCGACCCAGGAATGCCCGGACTCCCACACGTCGCCGCCACCCCAGGGCCGCCCGAAGGCGGCGTAGGGAAGCCGCCGTCCGTCCAGCCACCCCGTGCGCGGATCGCCGAAAGCCGTACCGGTGAT is part of the Microbacterium sp. ET2 genome and harbors:
- a CDS encoding IclR family transcriptional regulator; the protein is MSVISDSRTSKARPQVPAADQTLRILSHLARQRGPVPARTIADALALPRSTVYHLLTTLERRGFVVHLTAEQRWGLGIAAFELGGGYARQQPLARLGRPLVAALADRLGESTHLAVMSGRDVLYLVEERAPGRPTLVTDVGVRLPAHLTATGRAMLAALPPAQVRALFPDASAFADRTGRGPRRLSELRRILRDVRGDGVAEEHGEVTLGFRSVAAVVRDHAGWPAAAVATTWAEESTPRHPDVAALVRDTAGVLARRIGG
- the hutI gene encoding imidazolonepropionase, whose translation is MTVTLITNIGELTTNVARDGDACGTLRGAAVLIDDGRIAWVGAAGEASDVSSRFARSTTGMRTVDAAGRAVLPGFVDSHTHLVFGGDRADEFEARMAGRSYSAGGIRRTVEATRAAGDEELRNRLAGFIGEMRRQGTTTVEIKTGYGLTVDDEERLARLAAEVTDEVTFLGAHVIPPEYAGDREGYVDLVCGPMLERCAPVAKWVDVFCEDGAFTAAEARRVLEAGLARSLQPRVHGNQLGEGPGVALAVGLGAASVDHCTYLTDADVRLLAGSATVATLLPGVEFSTRQPYPDARRLVDAGVTIALASDCNPGSSFTSSMPLMVALAVREMGLTVAEAVWAATAGGARALRRSDVGALAPGMRADAVLLDAPSRTHLAYRPGVPIVAAVWKDGGRVA
- a CDS encoding agmatinase family protein is translated as MSGLFHDPLWPRAGEWPSAHDGAEISGRVDVAILGVPTWRTSLSATGAHATPAAVRAALQRYSATLIGPPALDLDAALSIVDAGDVPEPDGDAGEARVRRTVADLVARGAFVVGLGGDNAATVPVVQGGRAGGLITLDAHLDLRDGRSNGSPVRRLIEDGLDPRRIVQIGIADFANSPAYVARAVELGITLITLDEVRRRPAADLMAEAFEIAGAGAGGVHLDIDVDVCDRSVAPGCPASVPGGLSADALRALVRSATSDARLVSADIVEVDATADTEDGRTVRLAALCVLELLAGRAIR
- a CDS encoding gamma-glutamylcyclotransferase family protein, which translates into the protein MTLLRRYSERVESMGGELLFSYGTLQQPEVQLDTFGRIVEAEPDILPGFTVDYAEIVDERVVDVSGHAVHPIVRPTGNPLDKVVGKVMSITEDELDAADEYEVSLYRRISAPLASGRVAWVYVTA
- the hutH gene encoding histidine ammonia-lyase translates to MSLLSSEVLVGDRPLTGADVVSVSRHGAAVRVSDAGLAQVRETRALIESLADDPRPHYGISTGFGALATTFIAPERRRQLQASLIRSHAAGTGAEVEDEVIRALQLLRLQTLASGRTGVRAEVVEVYAGMLNAGITPVVREYGSLGCSGDLAPLAHVALAAMGEGEVRVRGGDVTSAREALAAASLTPLVLEEKEGLALINGTDGMLGMLLLAAHDLEMLLDTADVAAALSIESQLGTDAVFAADLMQLRPHPGQRDSAAHLRALLAGSGIVASHRDPEVCTRVQDAYSLRCSPQVHGAARDTLTHARLVAERELAAVIDNPVVTLDGRVESNGNFHGAPIAYVLDFLAIAVADVASISERRTDRALDVARNQGLPPFLAHEPGVDSGLMIAQYAAAGIVSELQRLAAPASVDSIPSSAMQEDHVSMGWAAGRKLRRAVDGLARVLAIEVITGARAQRLRAPLRPAPATGAVADLVCEAAGVPGPDRFLSPEIEAVTDLVSRGAIARAAASALSPITSEEHS
- a CDS encoding ABC transporter ATP-binding protein; its protein translation is MPEASLTTHPGPRGRTSQPEEDASGATGSVVIDRVTKRYAGQAAVDDLSLAIAAGEFVSLLGPSGCGKTTTLRMIAGFEHPDAGDIVVSGRSVLGLPPYRRDVNTVFQAYALFPHLSVAENVAYGLQQTRTPKAEVRQRVADALDMVQMRRFADRKPTQLSGGQQQRIALARALVNRPAVLLLDEPLGALDRQLREEMQLELKLLQSRLGITFVFVTHDQGEALSMSDRIAVMRDGRIEQLADSDTIYARPATAYVAAFVGQQNFFRGAVVDAGAAVESPHVVVRGTERVLTGPQGEAAVRPENIRIDPAGSSAAGEVNAVEGELIGVSHLGETMQYLVSLGGDQSLVVRRPTPDAPALRVGDRVRCAWAPHHVLLFPFDDAAEEGGYVAPPTA
- a CDS encoding LacI family DNA-binding transcriptional regulator, with amino-acid sequence MAKAATVEDVARRAGVSRQTVSNVINSPAVVREETRVRVQRAIDELAYRPHVAARSLRTRRSSTIGVHIDPFTGGISGVILDRFIHALTENANERALRVLIYSARSKDEEIARLSDLIDGGEIDAAVITGTAFGDPRTGWLDGRRLPYAAFGRPWGGGDVWESGHSWVDVDGAAGTRAATRHALESWGARVAWLGWPPDAGTGDDRERGWREAMGASGLTGRVFRVPDSVAEARSVMAEAFADPVVRDGIDAVVCVSDALAVGAHLAAVDTGATGIGLIGFDNTPVAEALGLSSVEQAPELVAGAVLDLLTDDTGRRIAGGEGPPERMLVEPRLVVR
- a CDS encoding DUF445 domain-containing protein produces the protein MARTPTALLSPADQQRRRGLRTMKAVALGALLAMAVVFAIAFSLQEQVPWLGYVRAAAEGGMVGALADWFAVTALFRHPLGLPIPHTAIIPKRKDEIGRTLGEFVETEFLRGDVVRTKLAATHVSRRAGEWLREPAHAARVGSEASVIAAGVLRALSDDDVRDVIEELAREHVLVPEWGPPVGAWLGRVIDAGAHHSAVDLAAETIDHWLSANRVAFEGLVSRRLPSWVPRIAQRLVDETVYNEAVKFVAAVRADPDHPARHAIDGYLERLAQNLQTDPATIGRLEDAKGALFDSPRVRELAAQAWGTAKSGLLAALDDPDSGLRRRLTDALADIGERLVTDTALQQRADGWVTEAAVFLVDRYRHDIASIITDTVEKWDPEETTEKIELMVGRDLQYIRLNGTIVGSLAGLVIYTIARAIWG
- a CDS encoding SixA phosphatase family protein, with product MTIELVLARHAKSDWGDPGLRDHDRSLNERGRRDAPRMAARLAGTGFRPDALLSSTAVRARTTAEAFAAALETTVTLVPDLYGASPSTLLATASESGALRVMLVAHNPGMAELADALSGGRIGEMPTCAVARFHWDDDDWAVVGAVDPTEWHIDTPR
- the hutU gene encoding urocanate hydratase, encoding MTDVQAPARAIRAPRGADRTAKSWGAEAAKRMLMNNLDPEVAERPDDLVVYGGTGKAARSWEAYDAIVRTLDDLEPDETLLVQSGKPVGVFRTHEWAPRVLIANSNLVGEWATWPEFRRLEHLGLTMYGQMTAGSWIYIGTQGILQGTYETFAAVARSMGRDDLAGTLTLTGGCGGMGGAQPLAVTLNGGAVLIVDVDESRLARRVEHGYLDEYTTDLDAAVARVVAARAAGEALSVGVVGNAAEVFPELLGRGTPIDIVTDQTSAHDPLSYLPVGVSVEQWRLEAERDPGEFTRRARESMAAQVAAMVGFQDAGAEVFDYGNSIRAEAQLGGFDRAFAFPGFVPAYIRPQFAEGRGPFRWVALSGDPEDIRKTDAAVKALFPENAALVRWLEKAGDAVHFEGLPARICWLGYQERHLAGLRFNEMVASGELAGPIVIGRDHLDAGSVASPYRETEAMADGSDAIADWPLLNALLNTASGASWVSIHHGGGVGIGRSIHAGQVTVADGSALAAEKLARVLVNDPGTGVMRHVDAGYERAREVAAERGLKVPMP